In a single window of the uncultured Erythrobacter sp. genome:
- a CDS encoding MmcB family DNA repair protein, producing the protein MQDAASKLDSTQPLPIAADVARGITRLFARNDIWCLAEVPLKNNRRADLMGVDAKGLIVIVEIKVARGDLLGDSKWPDYLDFCDRFYWGVPPGLDRAPLETEAYQPDKCGVIVADGYDGEILRQAPLDPLAAARRKVQVERLARIAMRRHTALLDPDCGKIGG; encoded by the coding sequence ATGCAGGACGCCGCTTCCAAACTTGATTCGACCCAGCCCCTGCCGATCGCAGCCGATGTTGCGCGCGGGATCACGCGACTGTTTGCGCGCAATGATATCTGGTGTCTTGCCGAAGTCCCGCTCAAGAACAATCGCCGCGCCGATTTGATGGGCGTGGATGCCAAGGGTCTGATTGTCATTGTCGAGATCAAGGTCGCGCGAGGCGATCTGCTGGGCGATAGCAAGTGGCCCGATTATCTTGATTTTTGCGACCGTTTCTATTGGGGCGTGCCGCCGGGACTTGATCGGGCGCCACTGGAAACCGAGGCCTACCAGCCGGACAAGTGCGGAGTGATCGTTGCTGATGGATACGACGGAGAGATCCTGCGTCAGGCTCCGCTTGATCCGCTCGCTGCCGCGCGGCGCAAGGTTCAGGTGGAAAGACTCGCGCGTATTGCGATGCGGCGGCACACCGCGCTGCTCGATCCCGATTGCGGGAAAATCGGCGGATAG
- a CDS encoding sterol desaturase family protein — MIPADTPIWIAFLLAGSAMSVIVLLRYFLASGLFAWLTRIMRPGLYRKLGPQIRREIGWSVIAAFIYGLPTGAVFWLWNHHGATLLYTDWNAYPLWYLLLSAFLYLFAQDSWFYWTHRAMHGSPLLFRLAHKVHHDSRPPTAWTAMSFHPLESITGALVIPVLVFIIPIHLAMLGAVLATATLMGVINHIGWEIFPRRFVHSVLGGWLISASHHEKHHEDYRCNYGLYFRFWDRLCGTDRGLSRRLDQQGAARS; from the coding sequence ATGATCCCCGCCGACACACCGATCTGGATCGCCTTTTTGTTGGCAGGCAGTGCGATGAGCGTGATTGTGCTATTGCGCTATTTCCTTGCGAGCGGGCTGTTCGCCTGGCTGACGCGGATAATGCGGCCCGGGCTCTATCGGAAACTCGGCCCGCAAATCCGGCGCGAAATTGGTTGGTCGGTGATCGCAGCGTTCATCTATGGCCTGCCTACGGGCGCAGTTTTCTGGTTGTGGAACCATCACGGAGCGACGTTGCTGTACACCGATTGGAACGCTTACCCGCTGTGGTATCTGCTGCTATCGGCCTTTCTCTATCTATTTGCGCAGGACAGCTGGTTCTACTGGACCCACCGCGCGATGCATGGCTCACCGCTGCTGTTCCGCCTTGCGCATAAGGTGCATCATGACAGCCGTCCCCCGACGGCGTGGACAGCGATGAGCTTTCACCCGCTAGAATCGATCACCGGCGCGCTCGTCATTCCGGTTCTGGTGTTTATCATTCCCATTCATCTTGCCATGCTAGGCGCAGTTCTGGCGACCGCGACACTGATGGGAGTGATCAATCACATTGGGTGGGAGATATTCCCGCGCCGCTTTGTTCATTCTGTATTGGGTGGATGGCTGATAAGCGCCAGCCATCACGAAAAGCACCACGAGGATTATCGATGCAATTACGGTCTGTATTTCCGCTTTTGGGATCGCCTGTGCGGGACCGATCGCGGGCTTTCGCGGCGGCTCGATCAGCAAGGGGCGGCGCGGTCGTGA
- a CDS encoding DUF2141 domain-containing protein, which yields MAVSMGIAALGMAAPAAAQSLTVTITDVRSSDGVVRACLTAMESTFPRCDRDPNSRSSTVRSGDTVTIRFDDVAPGEYAIAVLHDENENGKIDRVLGMAPREGYGFSRDAPVRMAPPDWDDAVFEMGGSSRSMTIKMRYFL from the coding sequence GTGGCTGTAAGCATGGGCATCGCTGCGCTGGGTATGGCGGCACCGGCTGCAGCTCAGAGCCTGACCGTTACGATCACCGATGTGCGCTCTAGCGACGGCGTGGTTCGGGCCTGTCTGACTGCGATGGAAAGCACCTTTCCGCGCTGCGACCGTGACCCGAATTCGCGCAGCTCCACAGTGCGCTCTGGCGACACTGTTACGATCCGCTTCGATGATGTCGCGCCCGGCGAATATGCCATCGCGGTGCTCCATGATGAAAACGAGAATGGCAAGATCGATCGCGTGCTCGGCATGGCTCCGCGCGAGGGCTACGGATTCTCGCGCGATGCTCCGGTGCGCATGGCGCCGCCCGACTGGGACGATGCGGTGTTTGAAATGGGCGGATCTTCCCGATCCATGACCATCAAGATGCGGTATTTCCTCTAG